One window from the genome of Choloepus didactylus isolate mChoDid1 chromosome 2, mChoDid1.pri, whole genome shotgun sequence encodes:
- the PLEKHM2 gene encoding pleckstrin homology domain-containing family M member 2 isoform X1, whose translation MEPREVKDRILENISLSVKKLQSYFAACEDETPAIRNHDKVLQRLCEHLDHALLYGLQDLSSGYWVLVVHFTRREAIRQIEVLQHVATNLGRSRAWLYLALNENSLESYLRLFQENLALLHKYYVKNALVCSHDHLTLFLTLVSGLEFIRFDLDLDAPYLDLAPYMPDYYKPQYLLDFEDRLPSSVHGSDSLSLNSFNSVTSTNLEWDDSAIAPSSEDYDFGDVFPAVPSVPSTDWEDGDLTDTVSGPHSTASDPASSKASTKSPTQRQNPFNEDPAEAVSSSDTTPVHTASQDKGEPYAVDLSEACPELEVIRVTKKKKIGKKKKTRSDEEASPLHPASTQQKCARHGDGDSLGVGPGLGQDSPDAALAPAQEEGAGPSSTAESSERIELGQVGLLIPAMKDTSMERLGQPLSKVIDQLNGQLDPRTWHTLVEPPDQSFRTGSPRDAPERPPGCDFSEGLSAPMDFYRFTVESPSTAPPGGGNHDPSGPGQPLHVPGGPAAVGQEEEGGGGAEGQAPGPLEDTQGEAQEPRPQELEPQEQLPVPEPEPGTQEALGQLKQDQPSPCPSSAEDSGVDEGQGSPSEMIHASEFRVDNNHLLLLMIHVFRENEEQLFKMIRMSTGHMEGNLQLLYVLLTDCYVYLLRKGATEKPYLVEEAVSYNELDYVSVGLDQQTVKLVCTNRRKQFLLDTADVALAEFFLVSLKSAMIKGCREPPYPSILTDATMEKLALAKFVAQESKCEASTVAVYFYGLVHWEDPTDESLGPVPCHCSLPESTVTKEGMLHYKAGTSYLGKEHWKTCFVVLSNGILYQYPDRTDVIPLLSVNMGGEQCGGCRRSNTTDRPHAFQVILADRPCLELSADSEAEMADWMQHLCQAVSKGVIPQGVAPSPCIPCCLVITDDRLFTCHEDCQTGFFRSLGTAKLADISAVCTEPGKEYCVLEFSQDSHQLPPAWVVYLSCTSELDRFLSALSSGWKAVYQVDLPHKAIQEAASKKKFEDALSLIHSSWQRSDSLCRGRASRDPWC comes from the exons ttacaaAGCTACTTCGCTGCCTGCGAGGATGAGACCCCAGCCATCCGGAACCATGATAAGGTCCTGCAGCGTCTGTGTGAGCACTTGGACCATGCCTTGCTGTATGG ACTGCAGGACCTCTCCTCTGGCTACTGGGTGCTTGTGGTTCATTTCACCCGGAGAGAGGCCATCAGACAGATTGAGGTGCTGCAGCATGTAGCCACCAACCTGGGGCGCA GCCGGGCCTGGCTGTACCTGGCCCTCAATGAGAACTCCCTGGAGAGCTACCTGCGGCTGTTCCAAGAGAACCTGGCTCTGCTGCATAAGTACTACGTCAA GAATGCCCTGGTCTGCAGCCACGATCACCTGACCCTCTTCCTGACCTTGGTGTCTGGGCTGGAGTTCATTCGATTTGACCTGGATCTG GATGCTCCTTATCTGGACCTGGCCCCCTACATGCCTGACTACTACAAACCTCAGTATCTGCTGGACTTTGAAGACCGCCTTCCTAGCTCAGTCCACGGCTCAGACAGCCTGTCCCTCAACTCCTTCAACTCCGTCACATCCACCAACTTGGAATGGGATGACAGCGCAATTGCCCCATCCAGTGAGG ATTATGATTTTGGAGATGTGTTTCCAGCAGTGCCGTCTGTACCCAGCACAGACTGGGAAG ACGGGGATCTCACAGACACGGTCAGCGGCCCCCACTCTACTGCCTCGGACCCGGCCAGCAGCAAGGCCTCCACGAAGAGTCCCACGCAGCGCCAGAACCCTTTCAACGAGGACCCGGCAGAGGCTGTGTCCTCCTCCGATACCACCCCTGTGCATACCGCCTCTCAGGACAAGGGGGAGCCCTATGCCGTGGACCTGTCAGAGGCCTGCCCAGAGCTCGAGGTCATCAG GGtcaccaagaagaagaaaattggcAAGAAGAAGAAGACCAGATCGGACGAGGAAGCAAGTCCACTTCACCCAGCATCTACCCAGCAGAAGTGTGCCAGGCACGGGGATGGCGACAGCCTTGGTGTTGGCCCAGGCCTTGGGCAGGACTCACCAGACGCTGCCCTGGCTCCCGCCCAGGAGGAGGGCGCGGGGCCCAGCAGCACAGCCGAGAGCAGCGAGCGCATAGAGCTGGGCCAGGTGGGCCTGCTCATCCCTGCAATGAAGGACACCTCCATGGAGCGCTTGGGGCAGCCCCTGAGTAAGGTCATTGACCAGCTCAATGGGCAGCTGGACCCCAGAACCTGGCACACCCTTGTTGAGCCCCCAGACCAGTCCTTTCGAACCGGATCTCCCAGGGATGCCCCGGAGAGGCCGCCAGGTTGCGACTTTAGTGAGGGACTTTCAGCCCCAATGGACTTCTACCGCTTTACCGTCGAGAGTCCAAGCACTGCTCCACCAGGTGGTGGCAACCATGACCCTTCAGGGCCTGGCCAACCGCTGCATGTTCCTGGTGGCCCTGCGGCTGTTGGCcaagaagaggagggaggagggggagcggAGGGGCAGGCACCTGGGCCCCTAGAGGACACCCAGGGGGAGGCTCAGGAGCCGAGGCCCCAGGAACTGGAGCCCCAGGAACAGCTGCCTGTGCCCGAGCCGGAGCCAGGGACCCAGGAGGCTCTTGGCCAGCTCAAGCAAGACCAGCCCAGCCCATGTCCGAGCAGCGCCGAGGACTCTGGGGTGGATGAGGGGCAGGGGAGCCCTTCCGAGATGATTCACGCATCAGAGTTCAG AGTAGACAACAATCATCTCCTCCTGCTGATGATCCATGTGTTTCGAGAAAACGAAGAGCAGCTGTTCAAA ATGATCCGGATGAGCACAGGGCACATGGAGGGCAACTTGCAGCTGCTGTACGTGCTGCTCACGGACTGCTACGTCTACCTGCTCCGGAAAG GGGCCACAGAGAAGCCATACCTGGTGGAAGAGGCCGTTTCTTACAATGAACTCGACTACGTGTCG GTCGGCCTCGACCAGCAGACCGTGAAGCTGGTGTGCACCAACCGCAGGAAGCAGTTTCTGCTGGACACGGCTGACGTGGCCCTGGCTGA GTTCTTCTTGGTTTCTTTGAAGTCGGCCATGATCAAAGGCTGTCGGGAACCGCCCTACCCCAGCATCCTGACTGATGCCACTATGGAGAAGCTGGCGTTGGCCAAATTTGTGGCCCAGGAATCGAAGTGTGAG GCGTCCACTGTTGCCGTCTACTTCTATGGCCTTGTGCACTGGGAGGACCCCACGGACGAGTCCCTGGGGCCCGTCCCCTGCCACTGCTCCCTCCCCGAGAGCACCGTCACCAAAGAAGGCATGCTCCATTACAAGGCGGGCACCTCCTACCTGGGCAAGGAGCACTGGAAGACCTGCTTCGTGGTCCTCAG CAATGGAATCCTCTACCAGTATCCTGACCGCACCGATGTCATCCCTCTGCTCTCCGTGAACATGGG GGGGGAGCAGTGCGGTGGCTGCAGGAGGTCCAACACCACGGATCGGCCCCACGCCTTCCAGGTCATCCTCGCCGACCGGCCCTGCCTGGAGCTGAGTGCCGACAGCGAGGCTGAGATGGCCGACTGGATGCAGCACCTCTGCCAGGCTGTGTCTAAAGGG GTCATCCCCCAGGGGGTAGCTCCCAGCCCCTGCATCCCCTGCTGCCTGGTGATCACAGATGACCGCCTCTTCACGTGCCACGAGGATTGCCAGACGGGCTTCTTCCGCTCCCTGGGCACAGCCAAGCTGGCCGACATCAGCGCCGTTTGCACCGAGCCGGGCAAGGAGTACTGTGTGCTG GAGTTCTCCCAGGACAGCCATCAGCTGCCCCCAGCTTGGGTCGTCTACTTGAGCTGTACTTCTGAACTGGACCGATTCCTGTCCGCGCTGAGCTCTGGGTGGAAAGCCGTGTACCAG GTGGACCTCCCCCACAAGGCCATCCAGGAAGCTGCTAGCAAGAAGAAATTCGAGGATGCCCTGAGCCTCATCCACAGCTCCTGGCAGCGGAGTGACAGCCTCTGCCGTGGCAGAGCCTCCCGGGACCCCTGGTGCTGA
- the PLEKHM2 gene encoding pleckstrin homology domain-containing family M member 2 isoform X3 codes for MIRLQDLSSGYWVLVVHFTRREAIRQIEVLQHVATNLGRSRAWLYLALNENSLESYLRLFQENLALLHKYYVKNALVCSHDHLTLFLTLVSGLEFIRFDLDLDAPYLDLAPYMPDYYKPQYLLDFEDRLPSSVHGSDSLSLNSFNSVTSTNLEWDDSAIAPSSEDYDFGDVFPAVPSVPSTDWEDGDLTDTVSGPHSTASDPASSKASTKSPTQRQNPFNEDPAEAVSSSDTTPVHTASQDKGEPYAVDLSEACPELEVIRVTKKKKIGKKKKTRSDEEASPLHPASTQQKCARHGDGDSLGVGPGLGQDSPDAALAPAQEEGAGPSSTAESSERIELGQVGLLIPAMKDTSMERLGQPLSKVIDQLNGQLDPRTWHTLVEPPDQSFRTGSPRDAPERPPGCDFSEGLSAPMDFYRFTVESPSTAPPGGGNHDPSGPGQPLHVPGGPAAVGQEEEGGGGAEGQAPGPLEDTQGEAQEPRPQELEPQEQLPVPEPEPGTQEALGQLKQDQPSPCPSSAEDSGVDEGQGSPSEMIHASEFRVDNNHLLLLMIHVFRENEEQLFKMIRMSTGHMEGNLQLLYVLLTDCYVYLLRKGATEKPYLVEEAVSYNELDYVSVGLDQQTVKLVCTNRRKQFLLDTADVALAEFFLVSLKSAMIKGCREPPYPSILTDATMEKLALAKFVAQESKCEASTVAVYFYGLVHWEDPTDESLGPVPCHCSLPESTVTKEGMLHYKAGTSYLGKEHWKTCFVVLSNGILYQYPDRTDVIPLLSVNMGGEQCGGCRRSNTTDRPHAFQVILADRPCLELSADSEAEMADWMQHLCQAVSKGVIPQGVAPSPCIPCCLVITDDRLFTCHEDCQTGFFRSLGTAKLADISAVCTEPGKEYCVLEFSQDSHQLPPAWVVYLSCTSELDRFLSALSSGWKAVYQVDLPHKAIQEAASKKKFEDALSLIHSSWQRSDSLCRGRASRDPWC; via the exons ATGATAAG ACTGCAGGACCTCTCCTCTGGCTACTGGGTGCTTGTGGTTCATTTCACCCGGAGAGAGGCCATCAGACAGATTGAGGTGCTGCAGCATGTAGCCACCAACCTGGGGCGCA GCCGGGCCTGGCTGTACCTGGCCCTCAATGAGAACTCCCTGGAGAGCTACCTGCGGCTGTTCCAAGAGAACCTGGCTCTGCTGCATAAGTACTACGTCAA GAATGCCCTGGTCTGCAGCCACGATCACCTGACCCTCTTCCTGACCTTGGTGTCTGGGCTGGAGTTCATTCGATTTGACCTGGATCTG GATGCTCCTTATCTGGACCTGGCCCCCTACATGCCTGACTACTACAAACCTCAGTATCTGCTGGACTTTGAAGACCGCCTTCCTAGCTCAGTCCACGGCTCAGACAGCCTGTCCCTCAACTCCTTCAACTCCGTCACATCCACCAACTTGGAATGGGATGACAGCGCAATTGCCCCATCCAGTGAGG ATTATGATTTTGGAGATGTGTTTCCAGCAGTGCCGTCTGTACCCAGCACAGACTGGGAAG ACGGGGATCTCACAGACACGGTCAGCGGCCCCCACTCTACTGCCTCGGACCCGGCCAGCAGCAAGGCCTCCACGAAGAGTCCCACGCAGCGCCAGAACCCTTTCAACGAGGACCCGGCAGAGGCTGTGTCCTCCTCCGATACCACCCCTGTGCATACCGCCTCTCAGGACAAGGGGGAGCCCTATGCCGTGGACCTGTCAGAGGCCTGCCCAGAGCTCGAGGTCATCAG GGtcaccaagaagaagaaaattggcAAGAAGAAGAAGACCAGATCGGACGAGGAAGCAAGTCCACTTCACCCAGCATCTACCCAGCAGAAGTGTGCCAGGCACGGGGATGGCGACAGCCTTGGTGTTGGCCCAGGCCTTGGGCAGGACTCACCAGACGCTGCCCTGGCTCCCGCCCAGGAGGAGGGCGCGGGGCCCAGCAGCACAGCCGAGAGCAGCGAGCGCATAGAGCTGGGCCAGGTGGGCCTGCTCATCCCTGCAATGAAGGACACCTCCATGGAGCGCTTGGGGCAGCCCCTGAGTAAGGTCATTGACCAGCTCAATGGGCAGCTGGACCCCAGAACCTGGCACACCCTTGTTGAGCCCCCAGACCAGTCCTTTCGAACCGGATCTCCCAGGGATGCCCCGGAGAGGCCGCCAGGTTGCGACTTTAGTGAGGGACTTTCAGCCCCAATGGACTTCTACCGCTTTACCGTCGAGAGTCCAAGCACTGCTCCACCAGGTGGTGGCAACCATGACCCTTCAGGGCCTGGCCAACCGCTGCATGTTCCTGGTGGCCCTGCGGCTGTTGGCcaagaagaggagggaggagggggagcggAGGGGCAGGCACCTGGGCCCCTAGAGGACACCCAGGGGGAGGCTCAGGAGCCGAGGCCCCAGGAACTGGAGCCCCAGGAACAGCTGCCTGTGCCCGAGCCGGAGCCAGGGACCCAGGAGGCTCTTGGCCAGCTCAAGCAAGACCAGCCCAGCCCATGTCCGAGCAGCGCCGAGGACTCTGGGGTGGATGAGGGGCAGGGGAGCCCTTCCGAGATGATTCACGCATCAGAGTTCAG AGTAGACAACAATCATCTCCTCCTGCTGATGATCCATGTGTTTCGAGAAAACGAAGAGCAGCTGTTCAAA ATGATCCGGATGAGCACAGGGCACATGGAGGGCAACTTGCAGCTGCTGTACGTGCTGCTCACGGACTGCTACGTCTACCTGCTCCGGAAAG GGGCCACAGAGAAGCCATACCTGGTGGAAGAGGCCGTTTCTTACAATGAACTCGACTACGTGTCG GTCGGCCTCGACCAGCAGACCGTGAAGCTGGTGTGCACCAACCGCAGGAAGCAGTTTCTGCTGGACACGGCTGACGTGGCCCTGGCTGA GTTCTTCTTGGTTTCTTTGAAGTCGGCCATGATCAAAGGCTGTCGGGAACCGCCCTACCCCAGCATCCTGACTGATGCCACTATGGAGAAGCTGGCGTTGGCCAAATTTGTGGCCCAGGAATCGAAGTGTGAG GCGTCCACTGTTGCCGTCTACTTCTATGGCCTTGTGCACTGGGAGGACCCCACGGACGAGTCCCTGGGGCCCGTCCCCTGCCACTGCTCCCTCCCCGAGAGCACCGTCACCAAAGAAGGCATGCTCCATTACAAGGCGGGCACCTCCTACCTGGGCAAGGAGCACTGGAAGACCTGCTTCGTGGTCCTCAG CAATGGAATCCTCTACCAGTATCCTGACCGCACCGATGTCATCCCTCTGCTCTCCGTGAACATGGG GGGGGAGCAGTGCGGTGGCTGCAGGAGGTCCAACACCACGGATCGGCCCCACGCCTTCCAGGTCATCCTCGCCGACCGGCCCTGCCTGGAGCTGAGTGCCGACAGCGAGGCTGAGATGGCCGACTGGATGCAGCACCTCTGCCAGGCTGTGTCTAAAGGG GTCATCCCCCAGGGGGTAGCTCCCAGCCCCTGCATCCCCTGCTGCCTGGTGATCACAGATGACCGCCTCTTCACGTGCCACGAGGATTGCCAGACGGGCTTCTTCCGCTCCCTGGGCACAGCCAAGCTGGCCGACATCAGCGCCGTTTGCACCGAGCCGGGCAAGGAGTACTGTGTGCTG GAGTTCTCCCAGGACAGCCATCAGCTGCCCCCAGCTTGGGTCGTCTACTTGAGCTGTACTTCTGAACTGGACCGATTCCTGTCCGCGCTGAGCTCTGGGTGGAAAGCCGTGTACCAG GTGGACCTCCCCCACAAGGCCATCCAGGAAGCTGCTAGCAAGAAGAAATTCGAGGATGCCCTGAGCCTCATCCACAGCTCCTGGCAGCGGAGTGACAGCCTCTGCCGTGGCAGAGCCTCCCGGGACCCCTGGTGCTGA
- the PLEKHM2 gene encoding pleckstrin homology domain-containing family M member 2 isoform X2, which yields MEPREVKDRILENISLSVKKLQSYFAACEDETPAIRNHDKVLQRLCEHLDHALLYGLQDLSSGYWVLVVHFTRREAIRQIEVLQHVATNLGRSRAWLYLALNENSLESYLRLFQENLALLHKYYVKNALVCSHDHLTLFLTLVSGLEFIRFDLDLDAPYLDLAPYMPDYYKPQYLLDFEDRLPSSVHGSDSLSLNSFNSVTSTNLEWDDSAIAPSSEDGDLTDTVSGPHSTASDPASSKASTKSPTQRQNPFNEDPAEAVSSSDTTPVHTASQDKGEPYAVDLSEACPELEVIRVTKKKKIGKKKKTRSDEEASPLHPASTQQKCARHGDGDSLGVGPGLGQDSPDAALAPAQEEGAGPSSTAESSERIELGQVGLLIPAMKDTSMERLGQPLSKVIDQLNGQLDPRTWHTLVEPPDQSFRTGSPRDAPERPPGCDFSEGLSAPMDFYRFTVESPSTAPPGGGNHDPSGPGQPLHVPGGPAAVGQEEEGGGGAEGQAPGPLEDTQGEAQEPRPQELEPQEQLPVPEPEPGTQEALGQLKQDQPSPCPSSAEDSGVDEGQGSPSEMIHASEFRVDNNHLLLLMIHVFRENEEQLFKMIRMSTGHMEGNLQLLYVLLTDCYVYLLRKGATEKPYLVEEAVSYNELDYVSVGLDQQTVKLVCTNRRKQFLLDTADVALAEFFLVSLKSAMIKGCREPPYPSILTDATMEKLALAKFVAQESKCEASTVAVYFYGLVHWEDPTDESLGPVPCHCSLPESTVTKEGMLHYKAGTSYLGKEHWKTCFVVLSNGILYQYPDRTDVIPLLSVNMGGEQCGGCRRSNTTDRPHAFQVILADRPCLELSADSEAEMADWMQHLCQAVSKGVIPQGVAPSPCIPCCLVITDDRLFTCHEDCQTGFFRSLGTAKLADISAVCTEPGKEYCVLEFSQDSHQLPPAWVVYLSCTSELDRFLSALSSGWKAVYQVDLPHKAIQEAASKKKFEDALSLIHSSWQRSDSLCRGRASRDPWC from the exons ttacaaAGCTACTTCGCTGCCTGCGAGGATGAGACCCCAGCCATCCGGAACCATGATAAGGTCCTGCAGCGTCTGTGTGAGCACTTGGACCATGCCTTGCTGTATGG ACTGCAGGACCTCTCCTCTGGCTACTGGGTGCTTGTGGTTCATTTCACCCGGAGAGAGGCCATCAGACAGATTGAGGTGCTGCAGCATGTAGCCACCAACCTGGGGCGCA GCCGGGCCTGGCTGTACCTGGCCCTCAATGAGAACTCCCTGGAGAGCTACCTGCGGCTGTTCCAAGAGAACCTGGCTCTGCTGCATAAGTACTACGTCAA GAATGCCCTGGTCTGCAGCCACGATCACCTGACCCTCTTCCTGACCTTGGTGTCTGGGCTGGAGTTCATTCGATTTGACCTGGATCTG GATGCTCCTTATCTGGACCTGGCCCCCTACATGCCTGACTACTACAAACCTCAGTATCTGCTGGACTTTGAAGACCGCCTTCCTAGCTCAGTCCACGGCTCAGACAGCCTGTCCCTCAACTCCTTCAACTCCGTCACATCCACCAACTTGGAATGGGATGACAGCGCAATTGCCCCATCCAGTGAGG ACGGGGATCTCACAGACACGGTCAGCGGCCCCCACTCTACTGCCTCGGACCCGGCCAGCAGCAAGGCCTCCACGAAGAGTCCCACGCAGCGCCAGAACCCTTTCAACGAGGACCCGGCAGAGGCTGTGTCCTCCTCCGATACCACCCCTGTGCATACCGCCTCTCAGGACAAGGGGGAGCCCTATGCCGTGGACCTGTCAGAGGCCTGCCCAGAGCTCGAGGTCATCAG GGtcaccaagaagaagaaaattggcAAGAAGAAGAAGACCAGATCGGACGAGGAAGCAAGTCCACTTCACCCAGCATCTACCCAGCAGAAGTGTGCCAGGCACGGGGATGGCGACAGCCTTGGTGTTGGCCCAGGCCTTGGGCAGGACTCACCAGACGCTGCCCTGGCTCCCGCCCAGGAGGAGGGCGCGGGGCCCAGCAGCACAGCCGAGAGCAGCGAGCGCATAGAGCTGGGCCAGGTGGGCCTGCTCATCCCTGCAATGAAGGACACCTCCATGGAGCGCTTGGGGCAGCCCCTGAGTAAGGTCATTGACCAGCTCAATGGGCAGCTGGACCCCAGAACCTGGCACACCCTTGTTGAGCCCCCAGACCAGTCCTTTCGAACCGGATCTCCCAGGGATGCCCCGGAGAGGCCGCCAGGTTGCGACTTTAGTGAGGGACTTTCAGCCCCAATGGACTTCTACCGCTTTACCGTCGAGAGTCCAAGCACTGCTCCACCAGGTGGTGGCAACCATGACCCTTCAGGGCCTGGCCAACCGCTGCATGTTCCTGGTGGCCCTGCGGCTGTTGGCcaagaagaggagggaggagggggagcggAGGGGCAGGCACCTGGGCCCCTAGAGGACACCCAGGGGGAGGCTCAGGAGCCGAGGCCCCAGGAACTGGAGCCCCAGGAACAGCTGCCTGTGCCCGAGCCGGAGCCAGGGACCCAGGAGGCTCTTGGCCAGCTCAAGCAAGACCAGCCCAGCCCATGTCCGAGCAGCGCCGAGGACTCTGGGGTGGATGAGGGGCAGGGGAGCCCTTCCGAGATGATTCACGCATCAGAGTTCAG AGTAGACAACAATCATCTCCTCCTGCTGATGATCCATGTGTTTCGAGAAAACGAAGAGCAGCTGTTCAAA ATGATCCGGATGAGCACAGGGCACATGGAGGGCAACTTGCAGCTGCTGTACGTGCTGCTCACGGACTGCTACGTCTACCTGCTCCGGAAAG GGGCCACAGAGAAGCCATACCTGGTGGAAGAGGCCGTTTCTTACAATGAACTCGACTACGTGTCG GTCGGCCTCGACCAGCAGACCGTGAAGCTGGTGTGCACCAACCGCAGGAAGCAGTTTCTGCTGGACACGGCTGACGTGGCCCTGGCTGA GTTCTTCTTGGTTTCTTTGAAGTCGGCCATGATCAAAGGCTGTCGGGAACCGCCCTACCCCAGCATCCTGACTGATGCCACTATGGAGAAGCTGGCGTTGGCCAAATTTGTGGCCCAGGAATCGAAGTGTGAG GCGTCCACTGTTGCCGTCTACTTCTATGGCCTTGTGCACTGGGAGGACCCCACGGACGAGTCCCTGGGGCCCGTCCCCTGCCACTGCTCCCTCCCCGAGAGCACCGTCACCAAAGAAGGCATGCTCCATTACAAGGCGGGCACCTCCTACCTGGGCAAGGAGCACTGGAAGACCTGCTTCGTGGTCCTCAG CAATGGAATCCTCTACCAGTATCCTGACCGCACCGATGTCATCCCTCTGCTCTCCGTGAACATGGG GGGGGAGCAGTGCGGTGGCTGCAGGAGGTCCAACACCACGGATCGGCCCCACGCCTTCCAGGTCATCCTCGCCGACCGGCCCTGCCTGGAGCTGAGTGCCGACAGCGAGGCTGAGATGGCCGACTGGATGCAGCACCTCTGCCAGGCTGTGTCTAAAGGG GTCATCCCCCAGGGGGTAGCTCCCAGCCCCTGCATCCCCTGCTGCCTGGTGATCACAGATGACCGCCTCTTCACGTGCCACGAGGATTGCCAGACGGGCTTCTTCCGCTCCCTGGGCACAGCCAAGCTGGCCGACATCAGCGCCGTTTGCACCGAGCCGGGCAAGGAGTACTGTGTGCTG GAGTTCTCCCAGGACAGCCATCAGCTGCCCCCAGCTTGGGTCGTCTACTTGAGCTGTACTTCTGAACTGGACCGATTCCTGTCCGCGCTGAGCTCTGGGTGGAAAGCCGTGTACCAG GTGGACCTCCCCCACAAGGCCATCCAGGAAGCTGCTAGCAAGAAGAAATTCGAGGATGCCCTGAGCCTCATCCACAGCTCCTGGCAGCGGAGTGACAGCCTCTGCCGTGGCAGAGCCTCCCGGGACCCCTGGTGCTGA